Below is a window of Streptomyces qaidamensis DNA.
CGCGGAAGGTGTATCGGTTCGTCGGGTCATCGCGAGGAGCTTCGCGCAGCTCTGAACGGATGTCGACTCAATTGGTCGGAACCCGCACAGGCACTAGTCCTCGCGCCTGCGCCCGTCCGTGTCCGTGTCCGGATCCTTGTCCTGGTCGAGGGACTTCAGGAAGTCGGGATTGTCGTCGGGCGCCACCCACCGCCGGGGACGCTCCGCCGCCGGTACCCGCTTCTTGCCGGCGATCAGCCAGGAGATCGACCCGACAAGCGGAAACAGCAGCACAAGGATCGCCCACAGCGGCTTGGGCATGTGGCGGATCTCGTCGTCCTTCGTGCTGATGCAGTCGATGAACGCGTACACGCTGAGTGCCAACGGCACGAGGAACATCAGTACCCGGAGCATGCGGCCTCTCAGCGAAAGCGGGTGGGTGGTTCCAGGCCAGGGTAGCGGCTCGGGGATACTGGACCCCATGGCTTACGACGATCTTCGCTCCCTGCTCAGGGCGCTGGAGCGCGAGGGCGACCTCAAGCGCATCAAGGCCGAGGTGGACCCGTACCTGGAGGTCGGGGAGATCGTCGACCGGGTGCAGAAGTCCGGCGGCCCCGCCCTGCTCTTCGAGAACGTGCGCGGGTCGAGCATGCCCCTCGCGATGAACGTGTTCGGCACGGACCGGCGGCTGCTGAAGGCACTGGGCCTCAAGTCGTACGCCGAGATCTCCGAGCGGATCGGCGGGCTGCTCAAGCCCGAGCTGCCGCACGGCTTCGTCGGCGTCCGGGAGGCCTTCGGCAAGCTCGGCGCGATGACGCACGTGCCGCCGAAGAAGGTGAAGGACGGCCCCGTGCAGGAGGTCGTCCTGACGGGGGACGACGTCGACCTCGACCAGCTGCCCGCCCTGTTCACCTGGCCGAAGGACGGCGGGTCGTTCTTCAACCTGGGGCTGACCCACACCAAGGACCCGGAGAGCGGCGTCCGCAACCTCGGGCTGTACCGCCTCCAGCGGCACGACAAGCGCACCATCGGCATGCACTGGCAGATCCACAAGGACAGCCGGAACCACTACCAGGTGGCCGCGCGCAGGGGCGAGCGGCTGCCCGTCGCGATCGCCTTCGGGTGTCCGCCCGCCGTGACGTACGCCTCCACCGCCCCGCTGCCCGGGGACATCGACGAGTACCTGTTCGCCGGGTTCCTCGCGGGCAAGCGGATCGAGATGGTCGACTGCAAGACCGTGCCGCTCCAGGTGCCGGCGCAGGCGGAGGTCGTGATCGAGGGCTGGCTGGAGCCGGGCGAGATGCTGCCCGAGGGTCCGTTCGGCGACCACACCGGCTTCTACACGCCGCAGGAGCCCTTCCCGGCGCTGACGATCGACTGCATCACGATGCGGAAGCGGCCGCTGCTCCAGTCGATCGTCGTGGGCCGCCCGCCGACGGAGGACGGGCCGCTGGGCCGGGCGACGGAACGCTTCTTCCTGCCGCTGCTGAAGATCATCGTGCCGGACATCGTGGACTACCACCTGCCGGAGGCGGGCGGCTTCCACAACTGCGCGATCGTCTCGATCGACAAGAAGTACCCGAAGCACGCGCAGAAGGTCATGCACGCGATCTGGGGCGCGCACATGATGTCGCTGACCAAGCTGATCGTGGTCGTCGACTCCGACTGCGACGTGCACGATCTGCACGAGGTCGCCTGGCGGGCGCTGGGCAACACGGACTACGCCCGCGACCTGTCGGTCGTCGAGGGCCCCGTCGACCACCTCGACCACGCCTCCTACCAGCAGTTCTGGGGCGGCAAGGCCGGCATCGACGCGACGAAGAAGTGGCCCGAGGAGGGCTACACCCGCGACGGCGGCTGGCCCGACATGGTCGAGTCCGACCCGGAGACGGCGGCGAAGGTGGACCGCCGCTGGAAGGAGTACGGCCTGTGACTTCCGCTTCCGCCGCCATCCCGCAGCCGGGACGCACCAAGGCCTTCCTGCGGCTGGTGATGATCGAGCACTCGGTCTTCGCGCTGCCCTTCGCCTACATCGCCGCGCTCACCGCGATGTTCCAGTGGGACAGGAACATCCACTGGGGCAAGCTGCTGCTGGTCACCG
It encodes the following:
- a CDS encoding PLD nuclease N-terminal domain-containing protein, whose product is MLRVLMFLVPLALSVYAFIDCISTKDDEIRHMPKPLWAILVLLFPLVGSISWLIAGKKRVPAAERPRRWVAPDDNPDFLKSLDQDKDPDTDTDGRRRED
- a CDS encoding menaquinone biosynthesis decarboxylase, which produces MAYDDLRSLLRALEREGDLKRIKAEVDPYLEVGEIVDRVQKSGGPALLFENVRGSSMPLAMNVFGTDRRLLKALGLKSYAEISERIGGLLKPELPHGFVGVREAFGKLGAMTHVPPKKVKDGPVQEVVLTGDDVDLDQLPALFTWPKDGGSFFNLGLTHTKDPESGVRNLGLYRLQRHDKRTIGMHWQIHKDSRNHYQVAARRGERLPVAIAFGCPPAVTYASTAPLPGDIDEYLFAGFLAGKRIEMVDCKTVPLQVPAQAEVVIEGWLEPGEMLPEGPFGDHTGFYTPQEPFPALTIDCITMRKRPLLQSIVVGRPPTEDGPLGRATERFFLPLLKIIVPDIVDYHLPEAGGFHNCAIVSIDKKYPKHAQKVMHAIWGAHMMSLTKLIVVVDSDCDVHDLHEVAWRALGNTDYARDLSVVEGPVDHLDHASYQQFWGGKAGIDATKKWPEEGYTRDGGWPDMVESDPETAAKVDRRWKEYGL